The following proteins are encoded in a genomic region of bacterium:
- the alr gene encoding alanine racemase, with product MTGPLSWIEVSRSALLANWEHFRAQAGPERVLLPVLKANAYGHGLELVGRLLAEAGQQWFGVHTAEEALALAALPALREPKLLVLSAVPTETIGRLAAAGARLTLIDREGLAEAAGAAEAAGIDLPVHLKLETGVNRQGIRAEELEALAAALAASPRLVVEGLHSHFANIEDTTDHSYARGQMERFAAMRARLAALGIVPRLAHASCSAAAILFPETHHDLLRVGISLYGHWPSRETRVSAQAVGRNRLDLRPALSWKARIIQVKPVAAGAYVGYGCTWKAETATRLGVLPIGYYDGYDRSLGGAHALVRGRRAPVRGRVMMNLTLIDLTHIPEAARGDAAVLIGSDGEERVSAELLAEAAGTINYEILARLGSHLPRVETA from the coding sequence ATGACGGGTCCCCTCTCCTGGATCGAGGTCTCGCGCTCGGCGCTGCTCGCCAACTGGGAGCACTTCCGCGCCCAGGCCGGGCCCGAGCGCGTGCTGCTGCCCGTGCTCAAGGCCAACGCCTACGGCCACGGCCTGGAGCTGGTCGGCCGCTTGCTCGCCGAGGCCGGCCAGCAGTGGTTCGGCGTGCACACGGCCGAAGAGGCGCTGGCCCTCGCCGCCCTGCCCGCGCTGCGGGAGCCGAAGCTCCTCGTGCTCTCGGCCGTGCCGACGGAGACGATCGGCCGCCTCGCCGCCGCGGGCGCGCGGCTCACGCTGATCGACCGCGAGGGCCTCGCCGAGGCGGCGGGCGCGGCCGAAGCCGCCGGGATCGACCTGCCCGTGCACCTCAAGCTCGAGACGGGCGTCAACCGCCAGGGCATTCGCGCCGAGGAGCTGGAGGCGCTCGCCGCCGCGCTCGCGGCCAGCCCGCGTCTGGTGGTCGAGGGCCTGCACTCGCATTTCGCCAACATCGAGGATACTACCGACCACAGCTACGCCCGCGGGCAGATGGAGCGCTTCGCGGCGATGCGCGCGCGGCTGGCTGCGCTGGGCATCGTCCCGCGGCTCGCGCACGCCTCCTGCTCGGCGGCGGCGATCCTCTTCCCCGAGACGCACCACGACCTGCTGCGCGTGGGCATCAGCCTCTACGGCCACTGGCCGAGCCGCGAGACGCGGGTCAGCGCGCAGGCCGTCGGCCGCAATCGGCTGGATCTGCGCCCGGCGCTGAGCTGGAAGGCGCGCATCATCCAGGTCAAGCCCGTGGCGGCCGGCGCCTACGTCGGCTACGGCTGCACCTGGAAGGCGGAGACGGCGACGCGGCTGGGCGTCCTGCCGATCGGCTACTACGATGGCTACGACCGCAGTCTCGGCGGCGCGCACGCGCTGGTGCGCGGCCGGCGGGCGCCGGTGCGCGGCCGCGTGATGATGAACCTCACGCTGATCGACCTCACGCACATCCCCGAGGCAGCGCGGGGCGACGCGGCGGTGCTGATCGGTTCCGACGGAGAGGAGCGCGTGAGCGCGGAGCTGCTGGCCGAGGCGGCCGGCACGATCAACTACGAGATTCTCGCGCGTCTGGGCAGCCATTTGCCCCGAGTCGAAACGGCTTGA
- a CDS encoding S41 family peptidase, whose amino-acid sequence MRLLDKKTLIVVLVALASFAAGLLTTGAAANNRAETLRNLERFSRVYQKIIESYVEEEDSKELVDAAIEAMIDKLDPFSAYMDQAMLEDLLVKTKGEFGGLGIIISVRDDYPTVISPIEGTPAARLGIRGGDKIVRIEGESTKGWNVQDAVDKLRGPEGSVVDIGIQRFGSEEILPYHITRAIIPVESVPYHFVLEGDIGYIRCVNFGERTAEELRTAIASLETQGIEGLILDLRNNPGGLLESARDVSDLFLDPGQIIVSTRGRDGRRLQEIHASDNERFAGDYPLVVMINENSASASEIVAGAVQDWDRGLVVGRNSYGKGSVQSIFSISETEALKLTTAKYYTPSGRCIHKDENDERPDYDTDGDGIVTEAELEAIETAQLETPAESPIESQLPLYATLRLQRPVRGGGGIMPDIVLAADEISDQALDLERRSAFFNFAVELLAEHSVDRDFQVDAALLARFRAWLAAKEIAVAPADFSANEGYIRMALRREVLYKQFGAAEAYQSTLGMDRVLQETLGLLKDQHDLNALFATSGERGDDNSQKQ is encoded by the coding sequence GTGCGCCTCCTCGACAAGAAGACACTGATCGTCGTCCTCGTCGCGCTCGCCAGCTTCGCGGCCGGCCTTCTGACCACCGGTGCCGCCGCGAACAACCGCGCGGAGACCCTGCGCAATCTCGAGCGCTTCAGCCGCGTCTACCAGAAGATCATCGAGAGCTACGTGGAGGAGGAGGACAGCAAGGAGCTGGTCGACGCCGCCATCGAGGCGATGATCGACAAGCTGGACCCCTTCAGCGCTTACATGGACCAGGCGATGCTCGAGGACCTGCTGGTCAAGACGAAGGGCGAGTTCGGCGGCCTCGGCATCATCATCAGCGTGCGGGACGACTACCCGACGGTGATCAGCCCGATCGAGGGCACGCCGGCCGCGCGCCTGGGGATCCGCGGCGGCGACAAGATCGTCCGGATCGAGGGCGAGAGCACCAAGGGCTGGAACGTGCAGGACGCCGTCGACAAGCTGCGCGGGCCGGAAGGCAGCGTCGTCGATATCGGCATTCAGCGTTTCGGCAGCGAGGAGATCCTGCCCTACCACATCACGCGGGCGATCATTCCCGTCGAGAGCGTGCCCTACCACTTCGTGCTCGAGGGCGACATCGGCTACATCCGCTGTGTGAACTTCGGCGAGCGCACCGCCGAAGAGCTGCGGACCGCGATCGCGAGCCTCGAGACGCAGGGCATCGAGGGTCTCATCCTCGACCTGCGCAACAACCCGGGCGGTCTGCTCGAGAGCGCCCGCGACGTCAGCGACCTCTTCCTCGATCCGGGCCAGATCATCGTCAGCACGCGCGGCCGCGACGGCCGGCGCCTGCAGGAGATCCACGCCAGCGACAACGAGCGCTTCGCGGGCGACTACCCGCTCGTGGTGATGATCAACGAGAACTCCGCCTCGGCGAGCGAGATCGTCGCCGGCGCGGTCCAGGACTGGGATCGCGGGCTCGTCGTCGGGCGCAACTCCTATGGCAAGGGCAGCGTGCAGAGCATCTTCTCGATCTCGGAGACCGAGGCCCTGAAGCTGACGACGGCCAAGTACTACACGCCGAGCGGGCGCTGCATCCACAAGGACGAGAACGACGAGCGCCCCGACTACGACACGGACGGCGATGGCATCGTCACCGAGGCCGAGCTGGAGGCGATCGAGACGGCCCAGCTCGAGACGCCGGCCGAGTCCCCGATCGAGAGCCAGCTGCCGCTCTACGCCACGCTGCGGCTCCAGCGGCCCGTGCGCGGCGGGGGCGGCATCATGCCGGACATCGTTCTCGCTGCGGACGAAATCTCGGACCAGGCTCTTGACCTCGAGAGACGCTCTGCGTTCTTTAATTTCGCCGTGGAGCTGCTGGCCGAGCACTCGGTGGACCGCGACTTCCAGGTGGACGCAGCGTTACTCGCGCGCTTCCGCGCCTGGCTGGCTGCCAAGGAGATCGCGGTGGCGCCGGCGGACTTCAGCGCCAACGAGGGCTACATCCGCATGGCCCTGCGCCGGGAGGTCCTCTACAAGCAGTTCGGCGCCGCCGAGGCCTACCAGTCGACGCTGGGCATGGACCGCGTGCTCCAGGAGACGCTGGGCCTGCTCAAGGACCAGCACGATCTGAACGCCCTGTTCGCCACGAGCGGCGAGCGCGGGGACGACAACTCGCAGAAGCAGTAG
- a CDS encoding dTMP kinase: MPGGLFISLEGGEGSGKSTLLGQIREFLDSAGYEVLVTREPGGPPIAEAVRGILLDPGNQAMDPLTELFLYLASRRQNLVERIRPHLTAGGVVISDRFADASVAYQGGGRELGLARVVRLNQEAIEGCQPQLTFFLDLDPARGLARGPGVTAADGSRGDRIERESLAFHERVRAAYRELAAREPERILVLDAAQPPATVAAAALTALRNRLAAAD, translated from the coding sequence ATCCCCGGTGGGCTCTTCATCAGCCTGGAGGGAGGCGAAGGGAGCGGCAAGAGCACCCTGCTCGGGCAGATCCGGGAGTTCCTGGACTCGGCGGGCTACGAGGTCCTCGTCACGCGCGAACCGGGCGGACCGCCCATCGCGGAGGCCGTGCGGGGCATCCTGCTCGATCCCGGGAACCAGGCGATGGACCCCCTGACGGAGCTCTTCCTCTACCTGGCCTCGCGGCGCCAGAACCTGGTGGAGCGCATCCGGCCGCACCTGACGGCGGGCGGGGTGGTCATCTCGGACCGCTTTGCCGACGCCAGCGTCGCCTACCAAGGCGGCGGCCGCGAGCTGGGGCTCGCGCGCGTGGTGCGTCTGAACCAGGAGGCGATCGAGGGCTGCCAGCCGCAGCTCACCTTCTTCCTCGATCTGGATCCGGCGCGCGGCCTGGCTCGCGGGCCCGGCGTGACGGCGGCCGACGGGAGCCGGGGCGACCGCATCGAGCGGGAGTCCCTGGCCTTCCACGAGCGGGTGCGCGCGGCCTACCGCGAGCTGGCGGCCCGCGAGCCGGAGCGGATCCTGGTGCTCGACGCCGCCCAGCCGCCGGCGACCGTGGCGGCGGCGGCCTTGACGGCGCTGCGGAACCGTCTGGCCGCGGCGGACTAG
- a CDS encoding CDP-alcohol phosphatidyltransferase family protein, whose amino-acid sequence MAIDKASAQRLVRRALDPVAALALRLGLSPDALTVIGLLLSIGAGALVARGLLLPAALLLLAGALCDVLDGSMARRAGRSSRHGAFLDSVLDRLAEIAVFVGLLALYRARLALQVLLLLALTGSLMTSYTRARAEGLGIDCKVGLLERPERLVLLILGLLLAPLRLGELTLLEWVIAALALLTYVTTLQRIVHVLGRASRLDAASARSDSAGSSR is encoded by the coding sequence ATGGCGATAGATAAGGCCTCGGCCCAGCGCCTGGTCCGCCGCGCCCTCGATCCCGTGGCCGCGCTCGCGCTGCGCCTGGGCCTGAGTCCGGACGCGCTGACGGTGATCGGACTCCTGCTCTCGATCGGGGCCGGCGCCCTGGTCGCCCGCGGTCTCCTGCTGCCGGCGGCGCTTCTGCTCCTCGCCGGCGCGCTCTGCGACGTCCTCGACGGCAGCATGGCGCGGCGCGCGGGGCGCAGCAGCCGCCACGGAGCCTTCCTCGACTCCGTGCTCGATCGCCTGGCCGAGATCGCCGTCTTCGTGGGATTGCTCGCGCTCTACCGCGCGCGCCTCGCCCTCCAGGTCCTCTTGCTCCTGGCGCTCACCGGCTCCCTCATGACCAGCTACACGCGCGCCCGGGCGGAGGGCCTGGGCATCGACTGCAAGGTGGGCCTGCTCGAGCGGCCGGAGCGCCTGGTGCTGCTCATCCTCGGGCTGCTGCTCGCGCCCCTGCGCCTGGGCGAGCTCACGCTGCTCGAGTGGGTGATCGCCGCCCTCGCGCTGCTCACCTACGTCACGACGCTGCAGCGCATCGTCCACGTGCTGGGGCGCGCGTCCCGGCTGGACGCCGCGTCCGCGCGCTCGGACTCCGCCGGGTCTTCCCGCTGA
- the rsmI gene encoding 16S rRNA (cytidine(1402)-2'-O)-methyltransferase, translating to MSGEPAGRLVLVPTPVGNREDLSPRALRALAEADLVAAEDTRHTGQLLSGLGLKARFLSFHEHNEERQLPRLLAALAAGQRVALVSDAGTPGLCDPGFRAVRAALAAGHAVEALPGPTALIPALVASGLPCERFVFEGYLPRKPGARAAAFAALATESRSTVFYETPHRLARSLAELAALLPERPVVVARELSKLHEEYWRGTAAALAAALAGRSLRGEFVLVVGGQDARLPAERLP from the coding sequence ATGAGCGGCGAGCCCGCCGGCCGGCTCGTCCTCGTGCCGACGCCCGTGGGCAACCGCGAGGACCTCTCGCCCCGCGCGCTGCGCGCTCTGGCCGAGGCCGACCTCGTCGCCGCCGAGGACACACGGCACACGGGACAGCTCCTGTCCGGACTCGGCCTGAAGGCCCGCTTCCTCTCCTTCCACGAGCACAACGAGGAGCGGCAGCTACCGCGCCTGCTCGCCGCGCTGGCGGCCGGGCAGCGCGTGGCCCTGGTCAGCGACGCCGGCACGCCCGGCCTCTGCGACCCCGGCTTCCGCGCCGTGCGCGCGGCGCTCGCGGCCGGCCACGCCGTCGAGGCTCTGCCCGGGCCGACCGCGCTGATCCCGGCCCTCGTGGCCAGCGGGCTGCCCTGCGAGCGCTTCGTCTTCGAGGGCTACCTGCCGCGCAAGCCGGGAGCGCGCGCAGCGGCCTTCGCCGCGCTGGCCACGGAGAGCCGCAGCACCGTCTTCTACGAGACGCCCCACCGGCTGGCCCGCAGCCTGGCCGAGCTGGCGGCGCTCCTGCCCGAGCGGCCGGTCGTGGTGGCGCGCGAGCTCAGCAAGCTGCACGAGGAGTACTGGCGGGGTACGGCGGCCGCCCTGGCGGCAGCGCTGGCCGGCCGCAGCCTGCGCGGCGAGTTCGTGCTGGTGGTGGGGGGGCAGGACGCGCGCCTGCCGGCGGAGCGCCTGCCTTGA
- a CDS encoding NAD+ synthase yields the protein MSGPPGPPAAWAELDYDLLRRILVQFIRSEVQRTGLARGVLGLSGGLDSSLVAALAAEALGPEQVLGLAMPYRTSSPESLAHARLMVEHTGIRFAVVEITPMVDAYFAGQPEASSLRRGNKMARERMSILYDRSAAEGALVLGTSNKSEIFLGYGTAYGDLASAINPIGDLFKTQVRGLSRFLGLPAAVVDKPPSADLWAGQSDEAELGFSYEQVDPLLYAMLDERLEREALLARGWEAAFVDRVTEMIRRSQFKRRLPVIAKVSRRTADHDFLYPRDWGSG from the coding sequence ATGAGCGGGCCACCGGGGCCGCCGGCCGCCTGGGCGGAACTCGACTACGACTTGCTGCGCCGGATCCTCGTCCAGTTCATCCGCAGCGAGGTGCAGCGCACGGGGCTCGCGCGCGGCGTGCTCGGCCTCTCGGGCGGACTCGACTCGAGCCTCGTCGCGGCGCTGGCGGCCGAAGCGCTGGGGCCCGAGCAGGTGCTCGGCCTGGCGATGCCTTACCGCACGAGCAGCCCGGAGAGCCTGGCCCACGCGCGGCTGATGGTCGAGCACACGGGCATCCGCTTCGCGGTGGTGGAGATCACGCCGATGGTCGACGCCTACTTCGCGGGTCAACCAGAGGCGAGCAGCCTGCGCCGCGGCAACAAGATGGCCCGCGAGCGGATGAGCATCCTCTACGACCGCTCGGCGGCCGAGGGCGCGCTGGTGCTGGGCACCAGCAACAAGAGCGAGATCTTCCTCGGCTACGGCACCGCCTACGGCGACCTGGCGAGCGCCATCAATCCGATCGGCGACCTCTTCAAGACGCAGGTGCGCGGGCTCAGCCGCTTCCTCGGCCTGCCGGCGGCCGTCGTCGACAAGCCGCCGAGCGCGGACCTCTGGGCCGGCCAGAGCGACGAGGCCGAGCTGGGCTTCAGCTACGAGCAGGTCGACCCGCTGCTCTACGCGATGCTCGATGAGCGGCTGGAGCGCGAGGCGCTCCTCGCGCGCGGCTGGGAGGCCGCGTTCGTCGACCGCGTCACCGAGATGATCCGCCGCTCGCAGTTCAAGCGCCGCCTGCCCGTGATCGCCAAGGTCTCGCGGCGCACCGCCGACCACGACTTCCTCTACCCCCGCGACTGGGGCAGCGGATGA